The DNA window TCTGAATGTATAAATTCACAAAAACATTGATTATCGCAGCAAGTTTGAGAGTCAAAATAACCTTTGTTATCTATGTTTTTTGCTTTGCATTTATCTAAACAGTGTAAGCAACACAAGTGACCCCGGTACaatggaccccacaccttattgGTGTATGAAGAACAAACAATTCCCAATAATTATAGAAATGTTAGAAGTTCTACAATTGTGCCACccactcaaatatttattttaacacAGCTTGTGTGGCAGTGAAGAACAGTTCAGGAGAGGTTGTACTAGTGAAAGATTTTTTGGATTGGGGGAGTCATTTATCCTTAGTGCCTTGTAGTCTTATCACGAAGCTTGGCATTTGTactgagatttcttgctgcctATATTTGGCGTAGGCAATACAGGTGTATCGCTTGAAATGATCTACATGCAATCTTGTTTCGTTCtctaatgtgtcagattatacattgagGTTGAACTGTGCAGCTGTGAATAcaaccacaagccaacttcctgcacagcaacttgattgttccagttggtatattgctcgtgaAGTCATTTAGGTGTTAGTATATTTTAGCAGCATTCTGCTGTTTATATCTTGCTAAGAGCTGAAGTCAAGTATAATATTTTGTCTCCTAATATCTTCCATAAGAAAGGTATCTCATCttgttagatgaccaaatttggttggggaTTGTCAGGCACCATCCCTGAGTATTGTGTAAAGAATAACGCCAAGGTTCGGTATGTCGGGCTTATAAATcttgattctctttacacaaaattgcaaaggttttggaagcttgaagaaTTCCATCAACTTTTTCTTACTCCCGAAGAAACGGCATGCGAAGGACATTTTCTTGAATAGTGATTAAATGGATGTTTCTGGTAGGTTTAATGACAAACTTCCTATTCGTCTTGAAGTATCACCTGCAGCTTAGTCTAAGCTAATGCTGTTCAACAAATCGAACACATTGAAAATAATTTTTCTAGTTTTCCAGATTTTAAACAGTTGCATGTAAGTTTCATGCATGAATACAGTGAAACGGGACACATGGGAAACGTACCGCTTGTGACTTCTATCTCATCAAGCTttcatatgccccatcattgtgtgctcaaataTTCTAGCATGACAACCAAGCCAAGAGTTGAGTTTGACAGGTGTAAATCTTGAAATGGGATAGCTAGGAACTTTTTGTAAATGGTTGGCTCTGAAATTCAGCCTGATTTCCTATCTATTACTTTGAGTTTCAAAATGTATCTTCTTACTCAATCAGCTGATATTCCTAAgatatacaaatttgtgttaatatatCCCGAACACTGAGTCTTAAGAATATAGCATGGCACGAATCCTCTGATGAAGAGATCAAGGACTACCACCTTACTGCTATTACAATTTCTGCCCCATTTCTTGTTCTGAGATTTGTAGTTCATCTTTCTGACGAGCACACAGAATTTCACCCTAattcatattctttttttttacgtTGATGTGTTGACGGGTACTAGCTCAGTTGAAGTACCTGAGAAGCTTCAGTCAGTAATTTCTTCCCGGCTTTATGGTATACATACGTATCTCAGAAATTCGATGCCATATGGCCCAGAAGCCCTTGTCAATGTCCCTGTAAATGATAGATAAATCTTGTCAACATGTAActtcactaaggatgaagctattcaAACATTAGTTCTTATTTGGCATCCTAAATATTTTGAGTCTCGGTTAAAACAAAGTTGAATTGTTTCGATGTGTTGTGGTTAAGCGCAAACTTATCATATATTCTATTTGGCATTTGGAAATTATATGGGCTATTGTGTTCGAGCCTTTATCTGATATTGTTGAGATTTGTAGTGCCATGTAATAAGAAGCAATATTGGTACATATATTGAGTTTGCATCTGGATATtgtatttgattttattttgttaattgtaaaatgttataattttttgttttctgtctTCTAGCTGTGGGAACATCACATTAATGACCGGGGGTCCGGTGAGTACATGTGACAGTAATTGTATCATATGGAATGAAGGAGGTGAGGTTATGTGCACTTTGCCCTCATGTAATGATTGCAACCTACACATGTTGTCCGACTCTGATCAAAGCCCAATGGAACCTTTTAGACAAAAGGCACTTTGTTGTAATAAATGTGGTTCTGAATTTTCTCGGATGTCGCTCCTCCGGCGTCACCTGCGTCAACATGCTGGTGACTGTCGACTttcctgtaaacaatgtggtaagaaCTTTTCTTCTAATTCCGATCTACAGCgtcacctgcttacacatactgggTTGCGATTACATTCCTGTGAACAATGTGGTAAGGAGCTTTCCTTAAATTCAAATCTTCGGCGTCACATGCTTACACATTCTGGTAAGAGTCCGTATTCCTGTAATCAATGTGGTAAGATCTTTACCGAAAATCTATGTCTTCAGAAACACCTGGTTACACATACTGGTGTCCGGCCCTATAGTTGTGATCGGTGTGGTTATAAATTCACTAAAAAATCAAATCTTCGGCGACACATGCTTACACAttctggtgagcgtccatattcctgtTGTCAATGTGGTTATAAGTTTACTGAAAAGGCTGGTCTTCGGCGACACATGCTTACACATTCTGTTCAGCGTCAACATTCCTGtgataaatgtagttctgtgtttACTGCACAGTCAGGTCTTAGCAGACACCAGGTCACACATGCTAGTGAGTGTCCATATCCTTGTAATCAGTGTGGTAAAACGTTTTCCGAAGACTTATATCTTCAGAAACACCTGGTTACACATACTGGTGTCCGGCCCTATAGTTGTGATCAGTGTGGTTTTAAATTCACTAAAAAATCTAATCTTCGGCGTCACATGCTTACACAttctggtgagcgtccatattcctgtgGTCAATGTGGTTATAAGTTTACTCAAAAGGCTGGTCTCCGGCGTCACCTGCCTACACATTCTGTTCAGCGTCAACATTCCTGtgataaatgtagttctgtgtttACTACACAGTCAGATCTTAGCAGACACCAGGTCACACATGCTAGTGAGCGTCCATATCGATGTAATCAGTGCGGTAAAACGTTTTCCGAAGACTTATATCTTCGGAAACACCTGGTTAGACATACTGGTGTACGTCCATATTCCTGTGATCATTGTGGTTCTAAGTCTactgaaaagtcaagtcttcggcaACATCAATATATCCATACTAGTGAGCGTCCACATTCGTGTGATCAGTGTGGATCTATGTTTACTCGACAGTCAGGTCTTCGGAAACATCTCGATACAGATGCTAGTGAGCGTCCTTATTCCTGTAATCAGTGTGGTAAAGAGGTTTCCAGAAAGTCAAGACTTCAGGACCATTTAGTTACACATACTGTTGAGCGTCCGCATTAATGTGATAAATGTGGTTCCAAGTTTACTTAAAAGTCATGTCCTAGGAGGCACTTtagttacacatactggtgagcgtcaatAAAAAGGCAAGACTTTGGAAACACCTGTTGATGCATACTGGTAGTCGCCCAAATTCTTGTTATCAGTGTAGCAGTAAGTTTTCTAACAAGTCACATCTTCCTGACCAGCGAAGTACGCATACTGCCCAGATAAGACTTCTACTCAGGAAGACCCATTTATGCATACTAGAGATAGTCGTAGTAGATGCGGTAGGAAGATAATTGAAGAGTGCCAACTGGATATACAATATCTTACACACCTATTGTAGTATatgtgaaaaaaaattaaaatcattaaTAACCATTATACATATTACTAAAATATTGATATCAAGGAAAATACTTGAACGCCTCACGCAGGCCGTAATTTGTAAATAGGTGTTAATAATTAACCATTCCAATATGATTAAAGTAAATtcaaatgtgaataaaataattaatcgccTGACGCTTCGGCGTCCAATTAAATCTATCTAAATAAAttactaaaaattaaaataaattaataaaattgtatTTGCAAATGTTCACAGTATAGGCGTCAGAGTTCACCACAATGGATTACTCGAATTTTAATAGTGCATGATaatcctttctctaccacagcgtGAACATAAGGCTGTGTATTGGTACATCTTCAAGCCTTTCCTAGCCTTCGGGAAACTACTCAATAGGTAGGGACTTCTGCTAGCTTCATCAATGACTCCACTGATTTCAAAATAGTTAAGTGTATTCTGAAAAGTATCCGTGATAGGCACCTCGTCAACAgaacaaaatatacataaaatacactcaaaaTATATAGCTGGTAGACACCATGtttacacataaataaataaaaccagtgggagaccaaaagcgaggaccaagcctTCGCTTGCAGTCAACCCATTGAATAAAGCACATACGTATagaagtacccttcactgtctgtgtatcaacacaacttgcatattctcattattggcacctGTTATATCAcactaatactgtgttcactgactctaacacttggtttaaaggtaCATCACTCGACCAACACACGCTTGTTGATCCAGAATATAAAttgtggaaagtctgaaatacagcaccccataCCTCTCACCaacatacaataccaagtgcctaagcactccacagttgtaggttgtTACCGCACTTCACAAACACAGTAAAACCAGGTTTCTACAAGGTGCATCTCTCCTCTGCTGTTTGAAGTCAAGTTTTCTCTACCAAAGTTCAAATTCCAGTATCAAGCCAAGTCTAGTATGCTTCTCGCCGTTaaatcacatgcctatatagaactCTTACATGATACGTCTGGGTTGATCCTGGCCGTCCAATCACTTATAGAAGATATTGTCAACATgcgccccgaacctcttccggatCTCATGActtcaacaaggccacctcatccgactctgggctattcacatgaatCATGGGAACTTCCCGACAACAACGTTAACATAATCACCTCATCGGACCCAGGGATGTCCGCATGACTCATACAAATTTCCGAGTTGTAATTACGACTGTTTCCcctccgtttgtacaaaacaaattgctcatatcacatatggataccttccagtttaaaatattatgaataaatataccaatgaaataatgataatgataaatcaAATACTGGCAATTTTTTTATCTCCTACATTTGAATACAGTGCGAAGTtagttggatggatggatggatggatggatggatggatggatggatggatggatggatggatggatggacggacggatggattgATGGATGGATTCTCATGTTGAATGTTGTAGTGTGTTCTCCGCCAATGTCCGTAGATGGATCAAAGGTTTAGAagtttagttgcactaacgcggcGCAGCATCTTGCTGTGTGTCGCAattgtgggcacagcggagaaagggacagacactgcccacacgtctgttaggcaggtcgctgtggtgtctcgtctagtattgtgcgaACAGCGGCCAAATGAAATGGCGCGTTAACTGCACGtccactccaaatatgaggtgcgtgcaacaacccgattcctatgggccaaaaggaagaattgcacggatattcatcgtAAAATGAGTGCCGTGTaaggggagcgggccatttcccggttggatatcgtaaagtggtgtcagcaattcgaagcctgacgcacggatatcacggacaaccatcgcgaaggcaggctcgcaacgtccaggaccccTGCAAAGGTctacagtgtgaatgcgatcattagacagaaccggtgcATTAAACAGAGAAATCcctacgcagctgaacatgtcgtatagcAGTGTGTTCGCCagtgttcacgaggaccttggatatcctaagctgtgtcaaagatgggttccaAATCTCactgatgagcacaagggacaacgtttccaatcattCCTGGCATTTTTGccacgctatgccgcagacggcaaggggtttctgcggcgaatccacaggcgacgaaacgtgggtcaccccgaaacgaagagaacatcagtggaatgggtgcacccctcatcaccacaacgaaagaaggtcaagattcaaccttcagccggtaaggttatggcgacggTGTTCTTTGACAtagagggtttgctgcacgtggaattcatgcctaaaggaacgacgatcaacgcggcgtcgtattgtcaaacgttgcaccggttacgTAAAGCGATGAAAGAAGCGGCGGGGGAAATTGAgccccggtgtgattttgttgcaagataacgcaacacctcacaaggcccgtcaAACGAGAGAACCGCTACAGCTTTTCAAgtaggaggtctggcaacatccaccctacagtcctgacctagcgccatgtcaccttcatctgttcggtaagttcaaaacggagctcggtgatcGGCGTTTCCAGaccgaggtgaaggccgctgtctccgtgtggttgcagaacgctgtaggaaatttctatgcatcctgcatcgacaagttggttgtgcgttcgcagaaatatttggtgtctcttggaaattatgtggaaaagtgacgttacagtgtatgtcgtgttgctgttgtataggtggtgtaataaatggccattactgggaagtgcaacttattttttgatctgccctcgtatttttTCGGAAACATCTGTCGCCCAAACTGCCGTAACTGTGGAAAAATTTTCGTGAAAAGTGCACATTTTATGAGCACCTGCTAAAAGACATGTATAATCCTCTGTAATCTCATGGTGAACGTTTCGACTGATGTCACTCCTTTCTTGGCTGTCGTGGCGCATTTCCTGCATGTATAATTTTCGGAAACACCTCTTCATACATACTGAATTTCGCTCATACTCCCGTAGATTATGTGATAAGAGATTTCATGAAAATTGCACGCTTAATGTGCAACTGCTTAAAGATATTGTAGAGCTTCCGCACTCTTTTGGTGAGTGTTTCCCCTTTTATCTCGTCTTCTACCACACCTGCCTTTCTCATATTGCTGGGCGCctacaaatttgtaaataatgtgACATTAATTCAAGATatctaggcccggtttcttcaactgcatgttaaattttacttaacacgtgttaactaacaattgttattaatttagcactttgtttaaaagtgtcctgtttcacgaacacatttccaacattggttacgaaacaattgttaaagacaaattaacacatttcagtgagatttctgaacgcgttttgCAGTGAGCGTCtattgtttctttacataaagcgctcctagtggtgtgttgaaatagtattttgtcacacagacataTGGTTGACATTATTTTAGGTTATGGTTAGCGGTATCCGGtaagacgtaaacatgttaagTAAGAGGAACAAAAGCGTTATCGTAAATGcgagattttatttcatttaattctaatttaaaattatgcgaatgtgcttaaaaataaaagaacggactgttatatcacaacattcgatatagcctattctcaTATTCTTATCACCGGGAAAACGTGATACTTGatgtgttttgaatggttttctggcattattttattgcggggaaaataatgtaatgctacagtggcagcaggaattctttgcaggattctacacactttttgttgcactcgtgaacatagttgcCTATAATTACATGataagtgtctcaagcataatatccaAGAAGTAGAGGCCAGgccctgcggtcaaccgatttcaccgagtTTCAATGTACCTATGGGGAGACGCTCaacggtaactcgtgtataagggtttaagtcaacttgctttctttttcgaaaaaagAGGTCAGATATCATTATACAGGATCCgtttcggacaaagtggaggtggtagaacactaaaaggagaacaaattttacttaaacatgtcaggtccgcaacctaataacttctgaaaaagtgatgaatccccgattccaatgcaagggaCTTGTATCACAGCGGGGCGGAGTGATGGCCAagtctgcgaacctcgtagacgtaAATTCGTgtctcgtcgcagctatgatttttgaacaaaataaattaatatgtccgcctctgtggtgtagtggttagtgtgattagctgccacccctggagggccagggtcgattcccggctctgccacgaaatttgaaaagaggtacgagggctggagcggggtccactcagcctcggcaggtcaactgattagaggtgggttcgattcccacctcggtcatcctggaagtggttttccgtggtttcccacttctcctaacttaaggccacggccgcttccttccttcatccttctctatcccttccaatctacccatcccccagcaaggcccctgttcagaatagcaggtgaggccgcctggtcgaggtactgtcatctcaccagttgtatccctgacccagagtctgaagcttcaggacacttcccttaaggcccacgctgagtccgaggaaaccgatcctggagggtaaacagataaagaggaagacgATTAAATTTATATTTCAGGGAACgtcaagataaaaattggaacaaaaatattacgcaaattgcagtagagttatattttctacctgaaattaacatacgcctaaacgttctcacagttactgctggatctctttctatatatattaatttgaggtagaaaataaagtgctactgcaatttgattattcattttattcgcattttaccttcacataccctgaaacaataatatgtattttaaataagtATGTCTCTGGTGGGACCCGAACTCAAGTCGTCACGGTTCGGAGATAAGTATGATGACCACTCGGCCAATGGTTGACTTGTCGAGATTGCAACTCTTTAAGTACATAGgtgttgcattagaatcgggggatccataaatttttcggaaattattaggttgcagacctgacaagtttgTGTAAAATGTGTTCGCTTTTTAGTGTTtcatcacctccatgtggtccgaagcgtATCCTGattcatgatatttgtcctcactttTGGAAACTAACCTATTTTTAATATCGGCTGGTATCTTGCTCATTATGAcattggtaattagaaatatatcttctgacaactctagaaagtagttattcattagtatgggtcgtcctttgccttcttcagtttataaatagtcttcatacagcagtaaagcttcaaacttacgtcatctacatgcctccattcagaaattttagcagttgttaagaggtttaacacagggctgctgccaggttaatttaacacatgtATTTACAATTTGTTAGATTTAACAATACTTGaagagacgaccattttgttaaaatatgtgttaagtctccttaacagcagagttaccacttaacattcgttgaagaaaccgggccctgTTGTTCAAGTGCACATGGTCACTTATAACGGAAAGTGTTCACACTGGTGTAATGAATGAGGTAAAAGATTTAGGGAAGAAGCAATTTAGAAAACAACCGGTGAGTCCTCCCAAGCTACGGTCACACAGGTGTTATCAATGTGAATGTAAATTTCCTCAAGCGTGCATTGAAACCGCATATGCCAATTTGTGATGTGGAACGGGGACGTTCTTCTGAAGATTTTGGTGGAACCTCTCTCACTCTGGTAACGAGGGTGGTCATTTTTAAACACCTGTTCACTCAGTCCCCAGAATAGATGATTCTGTATTATAAGTGTAGGAGGTTTTGTAGAAGTTTTATCTTAAGAACTCACCAGCTAACACTGCAGAACGATAAAGCCATTTTAATAAATGATTTAAGAACCTTTTATTACAATACTAATTTTCGGACAAACCTTGTGGCTCACTTTAGTGAATATCTACACTGTAGTTATGAATCATTGGTCGTTTGTTCTTTTTGTAAGTACACTTGCTAGGAACACATATTTAGACTCTGTCGGTAACGCGCGTGTTATACGGTACATTGCAGCgttattttctggaattcttaATCTTAGGAAAGATTTTATAGGATGGCTACACCCTCATATTCAACACGCAGATATGTTTATGACTGAAGACTCATCTTGTTTGATGACTGTTTGACCCTACAATGACGATTCAAATCCTGACCCAGATTTTGTGATAACCACTAATATTGAATCCAAGAGCTAATTTATTGAAGAAGGAGAAGGGGACATTGGAGATAAAACTATGGCTAATTCCAGTTTTACGGTAATTACAAAGGTTTCAAAAGCAAATAATTGTCCTCGTTATTTTGTTGATAAAGGCAGAAGAACCCGACGAATGTGATCCAGTTGGAACTTCTCTAAGTGTCATATACATGTTACATTTTGCTTGCTATATTGAGAATCACTGTGTTCATTTTTTGACAATACTCTTAACAGATAGATGTATTAAGTACATATTGCTTGCCACATAATTTCAAATCCATGTCTGTTTTGCACCCCAAATATTATGCttatttttcagtttttaattgAGTCGACTATTCTAAGAACGTTTTCAGGGTATTGACataccattttattgaataatatgTTTGGTGCAAAATTAGTCAATAAAACGGTTTACGTAATTGTTTTGTTATTGGGTCTATCACACTTAGCCCGACCGTTCATGttacaattttcacactatttTTCTGGAGTTCACATGATTTGGGCCAGCGCCCATCCATGGCGATGTATACAATAGTAAATTTTCTCAGTGGTAAAATCGTGGATGTTACTAGTCCACTAACAAGTTTCAGGTCGCAGTTTTCACATGTAAACAGCGCCAAGTTTTTCTAACAGGTCTTTCTTTAAACAACAGCTGCGGTgtggaaattattgttattattacataacatTCTAATCTCTCTGGGGAAGTGTCGTGGAGTTTTGCTGTGCCTGAAAGTTTGTTTGTCCAATAAGTTCCCCTTAATGCCCTTCTATCTCCTTACTGAGGAGTATGGCTGATTAGATGTTCAATTTGTGGAAATATCTTTAAAGGTTAATTGTGTGAAAACAACAGTGGAAGTAGATCTTTGCATTCTTGTATGAATAGAATAATATTGTTGCCGATAAGCAACCTAGAGTTTCACACTTCAAGCTCGATGTTGCTCCAAAATAATATTATGCACGTGTATTTCTCTATAATAGTGCTCTGTGCTATAGTCTACAAATTATTAAGTTGTCTGAAATCTATTAAATGTGTAGCCAACTGTATTGTTTGTAATTGTTATGTGTCATACCATGAGGGGCGGCGGAAGGGGCACAAGcaggtaattattgtttaaaatgttattttgtgAAAGAACATAAGAGGAGTATATACCCTTGTACTGCAGTGAACGAGAATTTGAATTATTGGAGAATTGGAATTCATGTGCTGGAAAGCATCACAAATGCGATGGCAACTTGAGATAAATGAGCAACAGAAgttacagaatatatattaatttaGTTTATTGTGTCGGCCAGTTAAATCTATGTAGATCATTTAACAAGGATATATTCTCTTCACACATTAAATCATATT is part of the Anabrus simplex isolate iqAnaSimp1 chromosome 10, ASM4041472v1, whole genome shotgun sequence genome and encodes:
- the LOC136882007 gene encoding oocyte zinc finger protein XlCOF6, with the protein product MDFEVKIKEEPICFEETSNTSCPSRDIKNEITVDEHTVGQLVACFKEEKGEEDCGNITLMTGGPVSTCDSNCIIWNEGGEVMCTLPSCNDCNLHMLSDSDQSPMEPFRQKALCCNKCGSEFSRMSLLRRHLRQHAGDCRLSCKQCGKNFSSNSDLQRHLLTHTGLRLHSCEQCGKELSLNSNLRRHMLTHSGKSPYSCNQCGKIFTENLCLQKHLVTHTGVRPYSCDRCGYKFTKKSNLRRHMLTHSGERPYSCCQCGYKFTEKAGLRRHMLTHSVQRQHSCDKCSSVFTAQSGLSRHQVTHASECPYPCNQCGKTFSEDLYLQKHLVTHTGVRPYSCDQCGFKFTKKSNLRRHMLTHSGERPYSCGQCGYKFTQKAGLRRHLPTHSVQRQHSCDKCSSVFTTQSDLSRHQVTHASERPYRCNQCGKTFSEDLYLRKHLVRHTGVRPYSCDHCGSKSTEKSSLRQHQYIHTSERPHSCDQCGSMFTRQSGLRKHLDTDASERPYSCNQCGKEVSRKSRLQDHLVTHTVERPH